Part of the Pseudoliparis swirei isolate HS2019 ecotype Mariana Trench chromosome 18, NWPU_hadal_v1, whole genome shotgun sequence genome is shown below.
TCAAAAACTGGAGTGAATGTCAGCTGCTAACACTGTATGGATCACAACCCCACACTGAGTTGAGACACAGGGGCGCGTAGCAAGGCAAGTCTGTCATAACCTATTAATCCATTTAACAACGTTTTATATCCATGAGGAAGTCAGATTTCATTGTAGGTTAAACCTTTTTTTCATGTTAGTAGAACTAGTGTAAATGAACAGTGTTATACTACATCAGTGTTTGTAGGTCTTGTGTATATACAACTTCAAGACTTCATAGTCTTTGACAGGGAAATTATCATTTTATCACAgataaatcatttaaattgtttaaattaCACTAGCTTCTTTGCTAGCCGGCATATCCTGGTTGCTAACAATCATTAGCTCCATATATTATGCATCAGCTAACATACTGTATGAGATTGACGCTATTCAACCGTTTCAGACGCTGGCAGTCTAATGGTAACATGTTGCTGCTTAGTTATCCTGTTAGCTCATTTATAGTTAACACACTCTTTGTTATTAAGTAAGTGTCTGTTAGCATGCAACACCTTAGCTATTATTACCAGGTTCTTTCTGTACTTGATGGTAACTTTGGGGCCATTTATTAACCATGTGTTTAAATGTGACTTCTTGTCGGCAGTATTGTCAGGATTCAACTCCTGGCAATACTGATGAAGCTTTTAATCCCCAAAATGTCATGTTAGGAAATATCATTAACATAAATGCAATAAATGGTGTACTACAAAACAGTTAATAAATTGAATAATATAAATTTTCTCTCTGGTTTCTGATCTTCATTTTGAGGGCTATGATAGGTACATTTGAAATGTTACAATTCGGAAAGGCCACTGGATGCTAAAACCAAATAAGAGAGTGTAAGGTAGGCTATATGTTGGTGGAACAAACTTTAGTGTGAATGTGTTTGCAAACCACAGATATATTTTGCattatgtgtttttaaaaacatttaacccttaaccctcctgttacctttggggtcaatctgaccccattcaatgtttaatgtcggtgtttcactgtatataagaaatatcaactttttatatatttaaagggctatttaggtagtcaacaaacaaacataatcacacttaaacttggaaacaatataaattctaataattttctggaggttttaattgctggggtcaaattgaccccgagggtaaaatatgttagtaaatgtgaaggtaacaggagggttaaccaaGTAGTTCTGTTGCTTGAACCTAACCAATCATTATACAACGTGAACCACTTGatagtgtgtgtttctgcaacCATGAAATGAGGCTGTCGAAACACATTTATGAAAATAATCTTTGGTCCACATGTTGACGTTCAAAGCTGGTTTGCAAAAAACGTATCGTGCCAATATTTTTCTCTGGCTAGTGGGTTGTGGAGAAACAAGCCTCATCTTTAGTAAGACAAACATTTCGGACATTTTGGAAACAAGCTGTTAGTCTTTACTTTGAACTGAACTGACCTCCACTTACATCACAACCCTTCGGTCTCTACAACCCAGACTGGATGATGCTTCCAGATGTGGTCGCTACCCTAATTGGCTAGATCCCTGGATATGTGTATGCAAAGCGACTTTATTTAGGGCCTTCACGATTACGATCTTTGGGCtgaaatgcatgtgtgtgtctcaacaggatgaatacatctctGGTGTGTGCAACTAAGTAATGGCAGCGTGTTCAGTGTCGCCAATGTGCAAATGTGTGCAAATATGTACTGTAGGCTATGTGTGTGGAGGGATAGTGTATCTCAGCTCAGTCAAATGCAGTACAAGTATATTTCCAGAAACCATGTGTATCTCCATGGTGAGCTGGCTTGGAAATGAGTGAgtgcacatgtgtgtacatgcaggTGAGCATGCTTGCGAATGTGCCGAGCTGTGTTGGCCTTTGTGCTGTGGTCTGAAAAGGCAGCTTCCCGTCTCTGCGCGGCTCTGATCCTCCCCTGTGACCTCTAGAAGATGCTTTGCCTTCGGTTCTTTCCTCGACCTGCAGAGGGGCAAATTCGAGCTCAAACACTGATTCAAAATCATGATTACTCAGTGTTAACAGGCATCAATTAACACATATGATATGGTGTATTGTTCTGGGAAACACTGACTCATGCTTTCATCTTAAAATACCTTTCCCCCATGTAATCTGTATTAGTTAGATCTGAAATGTGTATATGAGCTTAACCAGGGGAGAATAGAGCCATAGCTAGATTTGTAAAGTATACAAAGTGATTACAATATATaaatcaactagaacgggcactcggtagagcgcataccttcgcatatcacaagattgggcattgaattatgaacattttggcattagttgcatgccaattggatacaaatttaccgtgctatggtaaaaagaagatgttgaccttttcatgaccttgacctttgacccaattgatcccagaatctaatcaaatggtccccggataataaccaatcatcccaccaaatgccatgcgattcaagaagatgttgaccttttcatgacattgaccttgacctttgacccgatcgatcccaaaatctaatcaaatggtccccggataataaacaatcatcccaccaaatttcatgcgattcggtttaatactttttgtgttatgcgagtaacacgcatacaaataaataaataaatggcgatcaaaacataaccttataAGGTAATGATACTAAACTGCATTGAGACAACTCcttgtttgttttaattgtgttttcaGTTCCTCTGAGACTCCTATCTGTGGTATTGTATCACAGTAAACACAGTCAGCACGCCGGCTTCTTGCAAAGTGTTGCTAATTAGCAAACTACATCTGCAGACACGTCAACATTTCAGAAGTTGTGGTCAACAAAACAGAGCTGCATTTAAATCTGTTACATTCCTGGCAATTCAGTACACTTCCGAAGTTAGTACCCcataattattattactcaAAACTTGAAATTTTTCTGGCTTGTTATGTGTAATATGAAACTATCGACGAAAAGAGAATATAAGGAAAAACATGTTGTGAGAGTGCGTGGCAGGAACCTTACCAAGAGGCTGAAACACTGAGCTGCGGTGGCCTGGGTCCTTCTGGAGCTGGAGCTCTTTGAGGGAGAACACTGAAGCAGCTAAAACAAAGAgggaacagaaaaaaaagatgtaaaaaaagatTGTCCAATCCTGTTTAAAATCTAATTGTTTGAGTCATTCCCTGATTTGGAGAAGTTTGTTCACAGGTTTATCTCATCACGCCTCCCTGTACACCTGCCTCTCCCAAAAGTCTCTCCATTGCCTCCAACTCAGAAAACAATTTTGCAGTTGTGCTCTTAACTGATCCCAAAAAAGTAACCATACTACACATGCTTTAGCTTCTTTATATGATGTGCGTGTCAGACATGTCGAATAATCAAGCTTGGAGATTGCCATTGAGTGCAAATAAATTCCTGTCTGTTTCACTGGTTGTAAGAAGTCAGCCAAGACCTTTGTCTTGCCTCGATTGATGTTGCCTTATAAGCCTGCCTCTAGTTACGTCCTATGTTCTTGCCATTTTAGTaacagttttgttgttgttgtgttttgcaTGTATTTGCCTTTGTTTGGTTCTGccaactttttatttgtttaactgCTGGTTTTGTCCAAGCTGTCCTGCTCAGATTGTTAGTTTATCGTCTCCAtttttgccaaactacatgccaTGCTCTATTGTGGTTATTTTAGGCATTGTAGTGCATCTTGCGCATTCCCTTCCCTCCTGtgttttttcttatttgttacttttttcttagtttgttatttattttctgcattCTCGCCCTTATTTAGTGATGCACATTTTAGCGAAGATTTGTTTTGCGAAATTTGgcaaaacaacaatataatATTGTAAGAATAATAAAGAGCACTGTTTaacaaaatgtgcaaaaaataatTGTCTTTAAATGTGTACATGGCCCTCTGTATTGATGTATGGGCTTACCTGTGTTATAACGGGGAACCCAAGGAGAAAATTGGTTGACATCTTTGGATATCTAATACAACCCACAGCTTTGTAAACAAACCGTGTGTTCCGTCAGACCTTTATTGacctttttgttcctgtgttAGCAATCTTTTGGTCAAAATGTGCAAATTGATTGAACATAACATGGTTCAATATGGCTTTTAGAAAGACCACAGCTGAAATGGAAAAGTATCGCATTTACAGTAAAAGGAAAGTTCGCTGTTCACAGCCAGAGTTGCCAAAAGCTTTTAGACTTCAAGTACACCCAAGAGGCTTTAAAGAtttgttcactgtgtgtgtgtgtgtgtgtgtgtgtgtttgtctgtcttacTGTCTGCCAAATTGTGGATATTATTCCCCAGACTCAGGAAGTAGGTGTGTCGTAGAGCATCTTCAGAGGAGATTCTCCTTCTGGTGTCATACTGCAATCACAATACAAAAGCGGCTGATTAGACCGTCTCTGACATCACTGTTCAGTTCCATCCTGTATCCAGGGGTGTGAGGGACATTGTGCTCTTCTCTCATACCTGCAGCAGAGCAGAAAGCATGTCGATCCCCTCTGTCTCCAACCTGACGGAGACAAAGAAGAAAGGTGGGTTATCATTTTAAAAGCAACATCAGTTTCCCAATGAAGGTAATTGGAGCAAAACAACAATCGTATAGTTCTTTCAGTTCACTATAATACAACTTAATCATCCAACAGAGTAGAAATGGGTCTTCAGATCACCAAAATGTAAAAGCAGCATAACAACATGTGCCAATTATAGAGATAAAACACCAATGATAGAATTAGACCAgtacaaaatacaaaagaagTACGACCAAACAAAGCACACAAAGTATCTTTATACAACAGTTCGTATGATGTATTCTTAAAAGTTATTCCTAATTTTTCATGCGTTTTGACCTCAGTTTAGTAAAGTACTTTCACGGTCTAATCTTAAACCTAACACAACGGTTTTGTTAGTTAGGTTTTGACAACTGACCCACTTCGTTAGGATGAAGGGGAAAAAACGTAGTTTTGGTTAACACAACCACAGGAGTGTCATGAATGAAGTATGCAACCTACGTGACATAAACAtcaaagaactagaacgggcactcggtagagcgcataccttcgcatatcacaagattaggcattgaattatgaacattttggcattagttgcatgccaattggattaaaattgaccgcgctatggtaaaaagaagattttgaccttctcatgactttgacccgatcgatccctaaatctaatcaaatggtccccggataataaccaaccatcccaccaaatttcatgcgattcggtttaatacttttctagttatgcgagtaacacgcatacaaataaataaataaatacacagcgatcaaaacataaccttccgcattttcaatgcgaaggtaataaacagcgTCTGTTGGCtgaaaaaataatgtttattgGACACATCCACCTCCAATCCGGCCTGTCCAGTTTGTGCTTTAACTGCCTTTATAATTCCTCTGTCAAGATATGTGGGATATCTACTACAAACGCTAAATGAGACCAGCCTGAATCAAAAGACATTAAATTGTAAGATAAAATACTGTTTCATCGGAACTACTTAGTAGTTGTCCTTTATCATGAATTAATGGACaccctgcagccaatcagaatcaAGTATTCACTCAGACCATGGAGTAAAACCTGTTAGCGTTACCTGGGCACATGGTTGATGAGAGCTTGAGGTCTGTATTGAGGAAATAGATAAGACCTAAACTCCTCATTATTACTGATACCAGGACAGGTGTCCTCTGTTGGAGTGCCTGGAAGACAAAGGAATACACAAGTGTCAGGACACCATTCATACCACTCATTCTATACTCCGTATATGACTTGATTTTAGCCTCATCTGGAACATATTATCATAATCTGCTGCAATCTTACCCACAAGCCTAAAAACTAAGTGTAGCTCCTCCTTCACTGTGGCACCAGGAAACATAGGACGACCCGTTGCCATCTCGAACAGGATACAGCCCACGCCCCTGAACAGAACTCTATGTGAGGGCCGCACTCGACAAACAGACCCACACACTTCAAAGAGCGCTGATCACAAGCGCAAACATCTGCGGCCTGAGTGGGCACATCGCAGCCTTTTGTTACATGCAGGGCGGCGTGTTGAAGAGGCACCCTGTGGCCTGCTAAGAGGACGTGTAGCTAGGGGAGCTCATAAAAGGGCCATCACGCTGCTAGATATGCACATTTAATCGTGTGGGTTTTCTCGATGGGGCAGACTGCTAATAAGATGCGCTCTATTGTACGACTATCGTGACTCATCTCCCTGATAATAACCTGTGAGATTCACATGAATGATTCATGGAGGTCCTGGACAATCTTCAAGTTATATATTCATCCGATGTAAGGAGAATTCACTGTCCCTAGTTCATATAAGAGGATAACTACCAATAGGCTAGTTAGAGATATCAAACTTCTGCTCATATGGATTTTTAGATATTAGTTCTTATTGAATTAGAAATGAACATGCGTGTGAATAAAAAGCAATACGACACGGTATGACcaataatataaaaacatgatACAGCCTACGTCGCAAACAATCGGCTACACACTTCAAGTCACCGgtctgcaaaataaaaaataaaacgcaTCCCGTAATTTAGAGATCTTAGAAGACTTTAAAAATTATACTCTCAACCAAGAAAGCTCTCTTCCATTAAAGTAAACCATGTTACATCAAAGATGGCAAGATTGTTTCCTCACGTCTAAAAAGAATGCAGCTCAACAAAATGGTGGGGCAGCAACTGATTTGAGCAAGAAATGACAACATTTAACATGATTTGTACATTTGCAAAACAAGTTTACCGCTGTTAATATTCAGACTGTGCGCATACCTTTATTCTTCCACAATGTGCTATTATACTGCTCAATTCCAAATTTGTAAGCAATGTCAGTTTGGGTACTTATATTTGTTATACATTTTAACTTTGGAAGTCCAAAGCTAGAGTTTGCTATAGATCTAATGTTTGATAATACTCTCAGAAAGATGCTTTCCATCTCACTGAGTTGGATACCTGATGTTAACCAATATCAATCCATTCATCCACAAGGCCTCAGTTATCATTTGCTGGTCGCACTTTGTTGGTAAGTGTCCATGTAAGACTAATAATCATATATCCACATTGTTCAACTCACCACATGTCTATGGGTGTGGAGTATTCTGTCGAGCCCAACAACACGTCAGGGGGTCGATACCATAGAGTTACTACCTCATTGGAATAGGTCTTGGTGGGGACGGATTTGGCCCGCGCCAGACCTGGAGAACACAACTTGGTTAGGATTGGAAGGTGCAATGTGCAAGATCTGGCCATAATTTGAgttgaaaacaaaaaatgaacATTATCAGCTGCATGGAAAGAGGTGACCGTGCAATTAATAGACATTAATACATTGTGTTGCGGAGATAGCTACTGAAATGGCTATGCCTACGAAGCTAGTCCTGGCCCGTCCTGTCTTGTGATAACACTTGTATCTTGAGAGACGACAGCGAGTCACTGTTGTGTCCCGTCTGTCCTCAATCCCAAATGAAGACAACTCATATCGCAGTAGACGGACGATCAGTTACCTTCAGTGCACCTTTAAGGGAGAAGTCAGTAACAGCAGAGTGGCTTTCGTACGGCCAGTTTTTTGTGTAAATATCCATTGTTATATTACCATTGTACTAAAATTCCCTTGCAATGACAAGTATTGTGTCTGCACGTTTCTCATATAGTGGAATCAAACTGTAACAGACCACGATAACACTCATGGGGTGTGGTCAGTAGCAGCTAATATAACAATAGCCCCAAAATATACACCTTGTGTTCATCTTAAACAGTAGTTTTAGTCCCTCTATCAGCTCATATGCTGTTTAGTCAAAACCATCACTTAAATAGTTTATCTTCCCACTTTCAGCTCAAAATTGAGAAAACTCAGAGGGGCACAGTTGCTAGGATACAGCAAGTAAGTGGGGACAGAAGATCGGCGAGTGGCATTGTTACATGAAACCTGCGATTTCATTCCCAAGTGTCCGAGTCTTAACAGCCACCTTTGCATTTATTGATGTTAATGAACTTCTCGGCAGCTGCACCCCCCCTCTGGAACgctctccccatccacatccgtcaggctcccaccctaccattatttaagcaagccctcaaaacacacctcttccaaatCGCGTTCACCTGCTAATCCCTTACCCCGATACGACTCATACAGCTTCTCCAGTTTGTCACcccgtttgttttcctttcttcacgttactgttcctgtttgttcgtcttgtctgctaactttttgttttgttctgtctgtctcttgttccctgtaaagcgtctttgggtatttagaaaagcgctatagaagtccgaattattattattataatgaatgTTCGGTTTGTCCTACCAAAATCGGCCAGTTTGAGCTCGCCCTTGTCGTTGATGAGCAGGTTTTGAGGCTTCAGGTCTCTGTGGAGGATTTTCCTCTTGTGACAGTAGGCCAGACCACGCAGCAGCTGGAACATGAAAATCTGCCGGAAAGGTAACACAGAATAGGATGAGGATACAAAATTAAACATCTTCATGAATATAATGGGATATCTATTCAGAAATTACATGTCTTGTTCTGCCCGTGAAGGCCTGGAACTGAATCTGAAACCCAAAATAAGTCTTCTTAAAATTCAATACCAGACCTCCGTGGCTACCATACAAAATGCCATTAAAAGAATTCTGCTTGATTATTTGCATGTTGGCCAGGCGGCAAGCTGCAGttaaagtgaagccaatgcagatATGtcttcaaacttttattttctcaACCACTTGTCTGATTGAAACAAGAAAATAAGTCCAATTGTAtaaaagtctatgagaaaatatccctacttctcacttgatttattactttGGTAAACATTGTACACAAAATAGTTTATAGTTTCAATCTCTAATTTCAACACAGAATGTTgttaatttagtaaattatgtCAAATAGACTATTACACTCTAAACATCCCACTAACCAATGGGTGAAGTGACCATCACAAATTCTTATTTACAGTCTATGGTTTGGGCTTGACAACTAGCAGCTACAGAGACTGACGCTGTGTGTTCGTGGTGGCAGGGGAACTTGGGAATGCTTGACAACAAATCCTTTTTTAATGACAAACTGAATCAGCCATTCCCATCTCACCCATAGGACAACTGTATATGTCATCTCTGCAAGCAGCTTAGTTCAACCTATATTATGTGTGTTGCTGGGCTGCGACCTCTAGTCACAGTTGTAATTATGAAAGGACCAAAGGAGGAAGTGAGATGCCGTAGTATGAAGAGCAACAAGGTTCGCAGAAGGTTGAAGTGGAAGGACGGATCAAAGGAAGACAGGACTTTTACCCAGCAGACCGCTTTCCCATCCCGTGTGAAACCAAAAGTTACTTAAAAACATAACTACGTAACCACATAAATGCATATTTGAACCCAAACCACGTTTTTTTCCTAGACTTAACTGAGTACTTCCGTTTAACAACTTCAAACACGTGTTTAAAACGCCGACCGCTTCACAAGATGAGTTAAAGTCCctttggaaatggggaaaagaggttttaagtttgctgctcctgcggcttggaatttgctgcagacagacctgggtctccgggagccggtctccttaggtgtttttaaaaatagattgaagatattggagggaaattcatctagttgtcgatgttttatatgacggcggtatgtgctcctgtgtgagctgggttgtgttggcttgagacttagttttggttttattcatgctgtgatttagtttttcgttttatatattgtctgtcactgttttatgttttatgttgtattgtataaactgtgtgtgacgtgctgctgctgctgtcttggccaggacactcttgtaaaggagatttttaatctcaatgaggcatttcctggttaaataaaaataaaaaataaaaaataaaaaaagcggTCTTATACGTCGTTATAGAGTCATTGGCAAACAACCTCTTCTGTCCATTATGTATGAGGAGGTGTTGGGTTGATGTATTTGCAGTGATGGAAACCAATACACGTCCATCTCTCTGGTATATAGTCAGTAGTGGTTGACACCTGAATCATGCATATGGCTCACCTTGACATTATGCATGCTCATGAGATTTCCGCAGTTGTCCAGGTACTGTTTCAGGTCACTGTCCTAGAAGACACAACAGCCACAGTGTCCACTATGAAAATCTAGCTATAGtccatttgtgtgtgtacaaccacttcttttttttttttaaatattgaatcgggtcaaaatgacccgaaggcaacacaagggttaaacacctGCGTTCTGAGCTGCCGGTGTACTTACAAGATACTCAAACACCAGAGTGAGGCAGCGGTCagtgtggatgatgtcatgcagcGTGACGATGTTGGCGTGTTTCAGGTTTTTCAGTAGGGACACTGGGTGGACAGAAGAAGGAGAGATGAGTTGTTGCATTTGAAACTGTTTCTGTGGATCAGTCCAAACTCGGCTGCTGCGTTCTCGGGAAATCACTTTAACGCCTCTATAGAAGTCATTGTATTCGGGGGTGAACTCAAACCGACTGCAGAAATCCTTTGTTGCAATAAGTATTATAATATATCCATTATAATAAGTATTATAATTAATCAATTATAATACTTAAGTGGTAACttctgtataataataataatacttaagTGGACCCTATTCTCCCAACGAGAACTTCTCCTTGAGCGAGACTCGTTtagacaaaacaacaaacagagcggattaaaaaaaagctaaagaaaATGGTTTCCTTTCTCTGAGGGGTTGCTTCCAAAATGTTGTCAGCCCACTAATGAAAACACTCAGAGCCAGGAAGTGGCAAAAGCAGGCATTAGTGGACGTACTTAGAGTTCTCACTTCATggaccaaataaaaaaattgttgttctctgtagttcttt
Proteins encoded:
- the cdk18 gene encoding cyclin-dependent kinase 18; this translates as MNKMKNFKRRFSLSVPRTETIEENEFTEQINQLNICHTTGLTPDRLGPPSHDASPLSPEPTTPGAVSSSHLDFPDKAQHRRFSIEDVSQRMSLPMDIRLPPEFLKKLQLESENPPLCKPLSRMSRRASLSDIGFGKLETYVKLGKLGEGTYATVFKGRSKLTENLVALKEIRLEHEEGAPCTAIREVSLLKNLKHANIVTLHDIIHTDRCLTLVFEYLDSDLKQYLDNCGNLMSMHNVKIFMFQLLRGLAYCHKRKILHRDLKPQNLLINDKGELKLADFGLARAKSVPTKTYSNEVVTLWYRPPDVLLGSTEYSTPIDMWGVGCILFEMATGRPMFPGATVKEELHLVFRLVGTPTEDTCPGISNNEEFRSYLFPQYRPQALINHVPRLETEGIDMLSALLQYDTRRRISSEDALRHTYFLSLGNNIHNLADTASVFSLKELQLQKDPGHRSSVFQPLGRGKNRRQSIF